GTCTTTCACTTCCACCCCTTGAGCATCGACGACTGCCTGCACGGCCTGCAGCGCGCCAAGCTCGACGAATACCCCGGCTATCTCTTCCTGGTCCTCCACGTGGTTGAAGCCCTCATCCTGGAAGGAAAAGCAACTGCGGTCCACGAGTTTGATACGTTTTTGGGGCCAACCTACCTGGTTACCTTTCACTGGCAGAGGCTCGAGTTCGTTGAAGAAATTTACCGGGAGTACGCGGAAACAGAGGAACTCACGGAAAAGGGAACAGGATTTCTCCTCTACCAGATCCTGCGGCGCCTCGTGGACACCTACTTTCCCCTCCTGGACCAGCTGGAGGAGTGCCTGGCGGCAGCCGAAAAAGGGGTTTTTCTTTCTCCGGACCAGAAGTGGCTGGCCGAGGCCTTCAACCTGCGCGGGGTGATGCTCCGGATCAGGAGAACCCTCTCCCCCCAGAGGGAAGCTCTCAATGCTTTAATCCACCGCCCCCGGCCCTACCTCAAAGAAGAGGACCACATTTACCTGATGGACGTCTACGACCACCTGCTCCGCCTCTTCGAGCTGGTCGACAACTACCACGACCTGCTGGCGGCCACCCTCGAGGTCTACCTCACAAGCATCTCCAACCGCATGAACGAAATCATGAAGATCCTCACCATCATCACCACCATCATGATGCCCCTTTCGGTGATTGCGGGGATCTACGGTATGAACTTTCACTACATGCCCGAGCTGCGCTCCCCCTACGGCTACCCTGCGGTGCTGGGAGTGATGCTCTTAATCAGTGCCGGGATGCTCGTCTTCTTCCGCCGCAAGCGCTGGCTGTAGATTGCCAATGCAGTTTGCAGGAAGGTTCCGGCAGGAGTAAAATAAAAAAGAGTGATAAAAACAAGCGCAATGACTCCCAAGGGGGGAATGTATGGACGGCATTTTTCTGATCGCCCCTTACCGGAGGCTCGCCGCCCTCGCCGGCGAAGTTGCCCTGGAGCTGGGGATAATCCTGGAAATCAAAATCGGGAAATTAGCAGAGGGGGTCCGCCTCGCCCGCCAGGCACTGAAAGAGGGGGCAGCAGTGATCGTCAGCCAGGGAGCCACAGGCTGGCTGATCGCGCGGGAGAACCTCCCTGTCCCCGTTGTGGAGATCATCCCCACAGGGTATGACCTGCTGCGGGCCGTGCTGGAGGCGCAGGCGAAGGGCAGAAAAGTGGGAATTCTCGACCTTCCCGAGATGATCCGGGGCGCCGCCGCCCTCGAAGAAATCCTCGGCCTGGAAATTATCAGGGTCCCTCTGCAGACCTTCGACCAGATCGATCAGGGGATTGACATTCTGGTCAGGCATGGGGTTGATGTGGTCATCGGCAACATCTGCGTCCTTCCCCGCGCGGCAGCCCGCGGCCTGCAGACCGTGCTCATTCCCTGCGGACAGGAGGCGATCGCCCAGGCCCTCCGGGAGGCCAGGAAGGTGCTTGCCGTCCGCAGCCGGGAAAAGGCGCAGGCAGAAGAAATCAGAACGATCATCAACTTCGTAGACAACGGGATCATCGCCGTGGACGCCCAGGGTAAAATTTCGGCTCTCAACCCGATGGCGGAGCGGATTCTCGGCCTCAACCACGCCGAGGTGATCGGCCGGCCGGCCGCTTCAATCCCGCTTGGAGCACGCCTGGAAAGGGTAATTGCATCGGGAAAAACGGAAATCGGTGAAGTAGAAATCCTGAAAAACGGAACGCGGGTGGCCGTCAACGTAATGCCGATCATCGTCAACACCAGGGCCACCGGCGCCGTAGCCACCTTCCAGGAGATCAGCAATCTCCAGATGCTCGACCAGAAGGTGCGAAGAAGTTTGCGGGACCGGGGCCACGTGGCCAAATACCACTTCACCGACATACTGGGCCCCAGCCCGCGCACAAAAGCCGTCGTGGAAAAAGCCAAGCGCTTTGGAAGGGTGGATGCCACCGTCCTGATCTGCGGGGAGACCGGAGTAGGAAAAGAATATTTCGCCCACGCCATGCACAACGTAAGCCCGCGGCGGGAGGGGCCCTTCATTGCCGTGAACTGCGCCGCAGTCCCGGAAAACCTGCTGGAGAGCGAACTCTTCGGGTACGCCGAAGGCGCCTTCACCGGTGCAAAAAAAGGGGGGAAGCAGGGCCTCTTCGAACTGGCACACGGAGGAACAATCTTCCTGGACGAAATCAGCGAAATGTCAGAACGCCTCCAGACGAGGCTCTTACGGGTCCTCCAGGAGCATGAGGTGATGCGCCTGGGGGACGACCGGGTGATTCCCGTGGACATCCGGGTAATCGCCGCCACAAACCGCGACCTCCGGAAAATGGTGGAAGAGAACCGCTTCCGGGCCGACCTTTACTACCGGATCAACGTCCTCACCCTGATCATCCCCCCTTTGCGCGAGCGGACGGAAGACATCCCCGTGCTGGCAGAAAACTTCCTGCAGGTCTTCAACAAAAAGTTCGACAAAAACCTGAAGGGGATCGAACCCAGGGGAATGGAGCTTCTAATTTCCTACCCCTGGCCCGGCAACATCAGAGAACTCCGGAACATCATGGAGCGCCTCGTCATCCTGACCGACGAGGACCTGATCCCCGCCGACCTTGTCGCAGAGTGCCTTCACGCTTCGCCGGCCCGCCCTGCTTTTCCTCTCAGAGCCTTACCCGCCGAGGGCCGCCCCGCGCAGACCCTTGCCCGCCTCGAAGAGCAGGCAATTCGCGATGTGCTGGCCTCGGTGCACGGGAACAAAAAGAGGGCCGCCCAGATCCTGGGGGTGAGCCGGACCACCCTCTGGCGCCGCCTGAAAAAAAGCACCGGCAACCTGTAATCTCTGTGTTTCATTTTGGAACACAGATCCCGCCCGGATAGATTTCAAAATTAAACGAAGCGAAACACCAGATGAAACGCCGCCCTCGAGAAACTCTTTACACCTGTTTTTTGCCCCGTATTTTCTTCAAAAAAACCTCCCCCCCGGCTCCGGACCGGAAGCATATTCTGGCACACTTTTTGCAGAATAAATACGTAGAAGCTAGTGAAAACAATCACATCTCTCGGGGCCAGCAAAACGGGGGGAGGGAAGGGCTGTGGAAAACACGACGCTCAGCAGCATTCTCTTGTGGGGTACGCTGGGAATTCTTTTTGTCTTGCTGGGAGTTCTTCTCGTGCAGTTATTCGCAACCTTTAAGCTGAAATGATCCGCGCAAAGCTTTTTCCCTGCCTGAGAGCAGGGGTGGCCGCACTCCAAAAACAGGAGGGAGGGCGGCCGTTTTTATTCGGCAACCTCCCCGCTCAGGAGCTGCCCGAGAAAGCGCTTCATGTGCTCGTAATGGGAGCCCTTCCAGTAGACGCGGCCGCAGTTCCGGCAGAGGCGGAATTCGTTGAAGCGCTCCCGGATCCTTGCCGGCAGGCGCTCCCCCACCTCTTCCCGGGATGCCGCCTCCAGCACCCCATTGCAGCACATACACCGGCGAAAGGGCCGGAGGGCGCCGAAAAGGTCAAAGCGGCGCAGCACCTCGACGAGCTGCTCGCGCGAATTTGTGCTTCGCACAAAGCAGCCGTGGGTGACATTGCTCCGCTTCAGCAGGCCCCGGTCCCGGGTGAGGAGAATCCTGCGCTCTTTGACCGAAATCTCGGCCAACATCTCGTCGGAAAAGTCGTTGCTGTAAAGGGTGTCAAACCCCACCATCCGCAGGTAGGAGGCCAGCTTCCCCAGGTGCGCGTCCAGAACGAAGCGCACTTCCCGCAGCGGCTCCGGGCGCAGGCGCAAGACAGGGGAAATATCAATGCTCTCGAAAACGGGATACACGCTGACGCGGTCGCCGTCCTCCACCTGCCGCGAGAAGCCCACGGACTCCCCGTTGATCAGGATCAGGTCTGCCTCGGTGTGGGGCACGCCCAGGGATTCAATCAGGTCCTTGACGGCGGGCCGCCCGGAAAAGAAATGCAGAAAGGCTTTTTGCCTCTTTTCCGCAGGAAGAAAGTCATTAAGTTCGGCGTAAAACCGGATCAAGCAGCACTTCATCCTCCGGCCCCTTCTTGCTTAAGAACTGCTTAAGTACCTCCCCCGCAATCGTTTTTCTATTCACTCTTTTCGGTACCAGTGTTGCGACGGCCCAGGCGGCAATTCCCTCTTTGCGCCCTACAAAGCCCAGCCCCTCGGTAGTCGTCGCCTTGATCCCGACCGCCCCCGGGGGGACCCCCAGAACCAGGCCGATCCTTTCCTTCATGAGATCCAGGTAGGCGGCAAGGCGCGGCGCCTGGGCGGCCACCACCACATCCACCTGGGAAACGGCAAAGCCCGCCCCGGCCAGGAGGCTCCTGACATGCGCCAGAAGGGCAAGGCTCGGCGCGCCTCTCCAGCAGGGGTCCGAAGGGGGAAAGTGGGAGCCGATGTCAGGGAGGCCGGCCGCCCCCAGGCAGGCATCCATCACCGCATGCAGCACAACATCTGCATCAGAGTGCCCCGCCAGGCCCGGCGCCCCCGGGATCTCCACTCCCCCCAGGACGAGGGGGCGCCCCTCCGCAAAGGGATGGACATCGCAGCCCATACCGACCCGCACCGGGGGCCCTCCGGCCTCCTTCCGCTCATCCTTCTTCTGCCTCCGCTCCCAGATCGCCTCGGCCAGCAGGAGGTCCTCGGGTGTGGTGATTTTGATATTTTCATAGCTCCCGGGGTAAACCTCAACCGGCTCCCCCAGCCGCTCCACCAGGGAAGCATCATCGGTTCCCGTAAACCCTTCCCTTTCCGCTTCTGCATGGGCCCTTTCCAGCAGGGCGCGCCTGAAGATCTGGGGGGTCTGGGCAATCCACAGCTCCTCGCGGGCAGGGGTTGCCCGGATCTGCCTTTCCGCTCCGACGATTTTGATAGTGTCCTTAACCGGCACACCGACGACGACGGCGCCGCTTTCCCGGGCGCGCTGCACGGCCCCCTCCAGCACCTCCGGCGCCAGGAGAGGCCGCGCGGCGTCGTGCACGGCCGCCAGGGTGCAGTCCTCCGGCAGCTCACGCAGCCCTGCAGCAACGGAATCCTGCCGGGTTTCACCGCCCGCCACCACGCCGGCCAGCTTCTTCAGCCGGTAGGGTGCGAGGAGGGCGCGGCAAAAGGAGTGCTCCCCGGGGTGGACGACCACCACGTAGCAGGCAACCGCCGGGGCCTCCTCGAAAAGCATGCAGCTGTGCAAAAGCAAAGGCCGGTCCCCGAGGGGAAGGTACACCTTGTTGAGGGAAACACCCATCCGCTCCCCCCGGCCGGCCGCAACGATCACCCCGCCTACCTTATCCAATAATCTTCACCTCATGGTAGCGTCGGGAAGATGCCGCATCCTTTTTCGCGACCTTGGGCCTGGCAAAAATCATGCGCCCTGCCGAAGTTTGCAGGACACTTGTAACCAGCACGGATATGCTCTGCCCGATGTACTTCTTTCCGCCTTCGATCACGATCATCGTCCCGTCTTCCAGATACGCAATCCCCTGGCCCACCTCTTTGCCGTCCCGGATGACATCAACCGTCCCGATTTCTTCGCCCGGCAGGTACAAGGGCTTTACGGCGTTGGCCAGCTCGTTGATGTTCAGAACCTTCACCCCTTCGAGCTCCGCAACCTTATTGAGATTGTAGTCATTTGTGACAACCGGAGCATCCAACCGCTTGGCCGCCTTAATCAGCTTCGTGTCCACATCATGATCCTCAAGGTCCTCAAAGTCCCGGACTTCGACGCGGATCCCCTGCTCTTTGCGCATTTTATTCAGAATGTCCAGGCCCCGCCTCCCCTTGTTGCGCCTGAGCAGGTCCGAGGAATCCGCAATGTGCTGGAGCTCCTCCAGAACAAAGCGAGGCACGATCAGGGTTCCCTCCAGAAAACCGCTCCGGCAGATGTCCGCAATCCGCCCGTCGATAATCACATTGGTATCAAGGATCTTGCAGGCCCCTTTCGGGATTTCACCGCGCACCTGCTTGCTTCCAGGCCTCAGAAAAGAAAAAAGACCTGCCAGCTCTTCCTTCTTCTTCAACCCCACGCTCAATCCCAGATAGCCGAGCAGCAGACTGGCGGCAACGGGAATGTACGGCCCCACCCAGGGGATCCGGGCCAGTGGAGCCCCTAACAAATTGGCAATAATCAGGCCTACGATAAGTCCTGAAGCACCGCCGGCCAGATCCTGCATCGGGGTGCGCTGGAGTGCTGCCTCGAAAAAGCGCACCATCTGCAGGGTAACCTTCATGAACCAGGGCGCCAGAAGAAAGGTCACAAAACCAAAGAGCAAGGCGAGCAAACCGACGAGGGAGTACCATGGGACCCCTGCCGTTGGAATGAAGGACTTGATGAAGTCAAGGCGACCGATGAAAAACCCCAGAGAAAAACCGAGCCCCCCGCCTGCCAGTCCCAGAAGGATTTGAATAATGCGCCGCGCCAACTTTCCACCTCCCTTTACCAGCCGATACCCTTATTCTGGGTTACTGCTGCTTTCATTATACGCAAATTTCCAGCAATCTACAAGAGAAGCTTTCCGGGCCCGTCCCCTCACCCACCGGCAACGGCTTCCTTGATGAGAGACTCCACTTTCTCGGGATCCATCTTTCCTGCCAGGACGAGTTCGCTGATCAGGATCTGGCGGGCGCTTTCCAGCATCCTTTTTTCCCCCGAAGACAGGCCTTTTTTCAGCTCCTGGCGCATCAAATTCCTGACCACCTCCGCAACCGCAAAAACATTTCCGGTCCGGATTTTTTCAAGGTTCGCCCGGTACCTGTGGTTCCAGTTGAGGGTGTTTTTGACCTGCTCGTCCCTTGCCAGAACTTTAAAAACGCCCGGGATCTGCTTTTCGTTTATAACCTGCCGCACCCCGATCTGCTCCACCTTCTCCACCGGGATGAGCACTTTCAGGTTTCCCGAAAAAAGCCGGAGCACGTAGTATTCCCTGCGGTCTTCGCCCCGGCTCTCGATGGTCTCGATAACCCCGGCGCCATGCATCGGGTGCACAACCTGGTCTCCAACCTTAAACATTTTTCCGGCCTCCTGGAGTAATCAGACTGATTTTATTATATCAGAACAGCCTATTTCTGTCAAAAACAGGAGAATCTGTTGACCCTCCACCCCTGAGCTGACAGCTGTAGATTTCCAGGGCAGAATTGACAAAAGAAAAAGGATGCAGCTATAATTAGGTTGACCGGCACATACAAAGTGATGAGGAGGCCTGGTGAATGAAGGACCTGATCTGTGACGAGTTCCAGAATATGGTGTCCGAGCTTCTCATCCGCCACCACAGCATTCTGGACGTCCTTTCCAAATTCCAGGAAGCATGTGCCCGAACCAACCGCGCTACCGTGAAAGCCGTTACCGGCTGCGGTTGCCTCAGCATCGAAGCCAAGAAAAAGCCGATTCCCTCCGACGCCTCCCTCCTGGATCTCAAGGACTACTTCGAAAGCCACCTGCGCGGAGAACTCTGTCCGAACTGCCGGGAAATCATCGAAACGGAAATCGGAAAAACCCTCTTCTATCTGACGGCC
The window above is part of the Bacillota bacterium genome. Proteins encoded here:
- a CDS encoding DUF1573 domain-containing protein — encoded protein: MKDLICDEFQNMVSELLIRHHSILDVLSKFQEACARTNRATVKAVTGCGCLSIEAKKKPIPSDASLLDLKDYFESHLRGELCPNCREIIETEIGKTLFYLTALCNLLDLNLYDIFLKEHKKISTLRVFNFT
- the ispD gene encoding 2-C-methyl-D-erythritol 4-phosphate cytidylyltransferase, translated to MGVSLNKVYLPLGDRPLLLHSCMLFEEAPAVACYVVVVHPGEHSFCRALLAPYRLKKLAGVVAGGETRQDSVAAGLRELPEDCTLAAVHDAARPLLAPEVLEGAVQRARESGAVVVGVPVKDTIKIVGAERQIRATPAREELWIAQTPQIFRRALLERAHAEAEREGFTGTDDASLVERLGEPVEVYPGSYENIKITTPEDLLLAEAIWERRQKKDERKEAGGPPVRVGMGCDVHPFAEGRPLVLGGVEIPGAPGLAGHSDADVVLHAVMDACLGAAGLPDIGSHFPPSDPCWRGAPSLALLAHVRSLLAGAGFAVSQVDVVVAAQAPRLAAYLDLMKERIGLVLGVPPGAVGIKATTTEGLGFVGRKEGIAAWAVATLVPKRVNRKTIAGEVLKQFLSKKGPEDEVLLDPVLRRT
- a CDS encoding PIN domain nuclease, giving the protein MARRIIQILLGLAGGGLGFSLGFFIGRLDFIKSFIPTAGVPWYSLVGLLALLFGFVTFLLAPWFMKVTLQMVRFFEAALQRTPMQDLAGGASGLIVGLIIANLLGAPLARIPWVGPYIPVAASLLLGYLGLSVGLKKKEELAGLFSFLRPGSKQVRGEIPKGACKILDTNVIIDGRIADICRSGFLEGTLIVPRFVLEELQHIADSSDLLRRNKGRRGLDILNKMRKEQGIRVEVRDFEDLEDHDVDTKLIKAAKRLDAPVVTNDYNLNKVAELEGVKVLNINELANAVKPLYLPGEEIGTVDVIRDGKEVGQGIAYLEDGTMIVIEGGKKYIGQSISVLVTSVLQTSAGRMIFARPKVAKKDAASSRRYHEVKIIG
- a CDS encoding Mut7-C ubiquitin/RNAse domain-containing protein, producing the protein MKCCLIRFYAELNDFLPAEKRQKAFLHFFSGRPAVKDLIESLGVPHTEADLILINGESVGFSRQVEDGDRVSVYPVFESIDISPVLRLRPEPLREVRFVLDAHLGKLASYLRMVGFDTLYSNDFSDEMLAEISVKERRILLTRDRGLLKRSNVTHGCFVRSTNSREQLVEVLRRFDLFGALRPFRRCMCCNGVLEAASREEVGERLPARIRERFNEFRLCRNCGRVYWKGSHYEHMKRFLGQLLSGEVAE
- a CDS encoding sigma 54-interacting transcriptional regulator, whose translation is MDGIFLIAPYRRLAALAGEVALELGIILEIKIGKLAEGVRLARQALKEGAAVIVSQGATGWLIARENLPVPVVEIIPTGYDLLRAVLEAQAKGRKVGILDLPEMIRGAAALEEILGLEIIRVPLQTFDQIDQGIDILVRHGVDVVIGNICVLPRAAARGLQTVLIPCGQEAIAQALREARKVLAVRSREKAQAEEIRTIINFVDNGIIAVDAQGKISALNPMAERILGLNHAEVIGRPAASIPLGARLERVIASGKTEIGEVEILKNGTRVAVNVMPIIVNTRATGAVATFQEISNLQMLDQKVRRSLRDRGHVAKYHFTDILGPSPRTKAVVEKAKRFGRVDATVLICGETGVGKEYFAHAMHNVSPRREGPFIAVNCAAVPENLLESELFGYAEGAFTGAKKGGKQGLFELAHGGTIFLDEISEMSERLQTRLLRVLQEHEVMRLGDDRVIPVDIRVIAATNRDLRKMVEENRFRADLYYRINVLTLIIPPLRERTEDIPVLAENFLQVFNKKFDKNLKGIEPRGMELLISYPWPGNIRELRNIMERLVILTDEDLIPADLVAECLHASPARPAFPLRALPAEGRPAQTLARLEEQAIRDVLASVHGNKKRAAQILGVSRTTLWRRLKKSTGNL
- the corA gene encoding magnesium/cobalt transporter CorA — protein: MIRMITRRGALKGEGRALNEKIAAALAQKEFLWVDLEAPTPEEAGILSEVFHFHPLSIDDCLHGLQRAKLDEYPGYLFLVLHVVEALILEGKATAVHEFDTFLGPTYLVTFHWQRLEFVEEIYREYAETEELTEKGTGFLLYQILRRLVDTYFPLLDQLEECLAAAEKGVFLSPDQKWLAEAFNLRGVMLRIRRTLSPQREALNALIHRPRPYLKEEDHIYLMDVYDHLLRLFELVDNYHDLLAATLEVYLTSISNRMNEIMKILTIITTIMMPLSVIAGIYGMNFHYMPELRSPYGYPAVLGVMLLISAGMLVFFRRKRWL
- a CDS encoding CarD family transcriptional regulator, with translation MFKVGDQVVHPMHGAGVIETIESRGEDRREYYVLRLFSGNLKVLIPVEKVEQIGVRQVINEKQIPGVFKVLARDEQVKNTLNWNHRYRANLEKIRTGNVFAVAEVVRNLMRQELKKGLSSGEKRMLESARQILISELVLAGKMDPEKVESLIKEAVAGG